One Bos indicus x Bos taurus breed Angus x Brahman F1 hybrid chromosome 6, Bos_hybrid_MaternalHap_v2.0, whole genome shotgun sequence genomic window carries:
- the SHISA3 gene encoding protein shisa-3 homolog — MGALLALCLLLGWLRGGPAGAQQPGEYCHGWVDVQGNYHEGFQCPEDFDTLDATICCGSCALRYCCAAADARLEQGGCTNDRGELEHPGITAQPVYVPFLIVGSIFIAFIILGSLVAIYCCTCLRPKEPSQQPIRFSLRSYQTETLPMILTSTNLRAPSRQSSTATSSSSTGGSIRRFSFARAEPGCLVPSPPPPYTTGHPIHLTQPSGFLVSPQYFAYPLQQEPPLPGKSCPDFSSS; from the exons ATGGGGGCGCTGCTGGCGCTCTGCCTCCTCTTGGGCTGGCTGCGCGGTGGGCCGGCGGGCGCGCAGCAGCCCGGAGAGTACTGCCACGGCTGGGTGGACGTGCAGGGCAACTACCACGAGGGTTTCCAGTGCCCGGAGGACTTCGACACGCTGGACGCCACCATCTGCTGCGGCTCCTGCGCGCTGCGCTACTGCTGCGCCGCGGCCGACGCCAGGCTGGAGCAGGGCGGCTGCACCAACGACCGCGGCGAGCTGGAGCACCCGGGCATCACGGCGC AGCCTGTCTACGTTCCCTTCCTGATTGTTGGCTCCATCTTCATTGCCTTCATCATCCTAGGCTCTTTAGTGGCTATTTATTGCTGCACCTGCTTGAGACCTAAGGAACCCTCGCAGCAGCCAATCCGCTTCTCACTCCGCAGCTATCAGACAGAGACTCTCCCCATGATCTTGACTTCTACGAACCTCAGGGCACCTTCCAGGCAGTCCAGCACCGCCACCAGCTCCAGCTCCACTGGGGGCTCCATCCGAAGGTTCTCCTTTGCCCGGGCAGAACCAGGCTGCCTGGTGCCCTCACCGCCCCCGCCTTACACCACGGGCCACCCAATCCACTTGACCCAGCCGTCCGGATTCCTGGTGTCACCCCAGTACTTCGCTTACCCGCTCCAGCAGGAGCCCCCTCTGCCCGGGAAGAGCTGTCCAGACTTCAGTTCCAGTTGA